From a region of the Pan paniscus chromosome 19, NHGRI_mPanPan1-v2.0_pri, whole genome shotgun sequence genome:
- the MINK1 gene encoding misshapen-like kinase 1 isoform X8, with protein sequence MGDPAPARSLDDIDLSALRDPAGIFELVEVVGNGTYGQVYKGRHVKTGQLAAIKVMDVTEDEEEEIKQEINMLKKYSHHRNIATYYGAFIKKSPPGNDDQLWLVMEFCGAGSVTDLVKNTKGNALKEDCIAYICREILRGLAHLHAHKVIHRDIKGQNVLLTENAEVKLVDFGVSAQLDRTVGRRNTFIGTPYWMAPEVIACDENPDATYDYRSDIWSLGITAIEMAEGAPPLCDMHPMRALFLIPRNPPPRLKSKKWSKKFIDFIDTCLIKTYLSRPPTEQLLKFPFIRDQPTERQVRIQLKDHIDRSRKKRGEKEETEYEYSGSEEEDDSHGEEGEPSSIMNVPGESTLRREFLRLQQENKSNSEALKQQQQLQQQQQRDPEAHIKHLLHQRQRRIEEQKEERRRVEEQQRREREQRKLQEKEQQRRLEDMQALRREEERRQAEREQEYKRKQLEEQRQSERLQRQLQQEHAYLKSLQQQQQQQQLQKQQQQQLLPGDRKPLYHYGRGMNPADKPAWAREVEERTRMNKQQNSPLAKSKPGSTGPEPPIPQASPGPPGPLSQTPPMQRPVEPQEGPHKSLVAHRVPLKPYAAPVPRSQSLQDQPTRNLAAFPASHDPDPAIPAPTATPSARGAVIRQNSDPTSEGPGPSPNPPAWVRPDNEAPPKVPQRTSSIATALNTSGAGGSRPAQAVRARPRSNSAWQIYLQRRAERGTPKPPGPPAQPPGPPNASSNPDLRRSDPGWERSDSVLPASHGHLPQAGSLERNRVGASSKLDSSPVLSPGNKAKPDDHRSRPGRPASYKRAIGEDFVLLKERTLDEAPRPPKKAMDYSSSSEEVESSEEDEEEGEGGPAEGSRDTPGGRDGDTDSVSTMVVHDVEEITGTQPPYGGGTMVVQRTPEEERNLLHADSNGYTNLPDVVQPSHSPTENSKGQSPPSKDGSGDYQSRGLVKAPGKSSFTMFVDLGIYQPGGSGDSIPITALVGGEGTRLDQLQYDVRKGSVVNVNPTNTRAHSETPEIRKYKKRFNSEILCAALWGVNLLVGTENGLMLLDRSGQGKVYGLIGRRRFQQMDVLEGLNLLITISGKRNKLRVYYLSWLRNKILHNDPEVEKKQGWTTVGDMEGCGHYRVVKYERIKFLVIALKSSVEVYAWAPKPYHKFMAFKSFADLPHRPLLVDLTVEEGQRLKVIYGSSAGFHAVDVDSGNSYDIYIPVHIQSQITPHAIIFLPNTDGMEMLLCYEDEGVYVNTYGRIIKDVVLQWGEMPTSVAYICSNQIMGWGEKAIEIRSVETGHLDGVFMHKRAQRLKFLCERNDKVFFASVRSGGSSQVYFMTLNRNCIMNW encoded by the exons GACCCTGCTGGGATCTTTGAGCTTGTGGAGGTGGTCGGCAATGGAACCTACGGACAGGTGTACAAG GGTCGGCATGTCAAGACGGGGCAGCTGGCTGCCATCAAGGTCATGGATGTCACGGAG GACGAGGAGGAAGAGATCAAACAGGAGATCAACATGCTGAAAAAGTACTCTCACCACCGCAACATCGCCACCTACTACGGAGCCTTCATCAAGAAGAGCCCCCCAGGAAACGATGATCAGCTCTGG CTGGTGATGGAGTTCTGTGGTGCTGGTTCGGTGACTGACCTGGTAAAGAACACGAAAGGCAACGCCCTGAAGGAGGACTGTATCGCCTATATCTGCAGGGAGATCCTCAGG GGTCTGGCCCATCTCCATGCCCACAAGGTGATCCATCGAGACATCAAGGGGCAGAATGTGCTGCTGACAGAGAATGCTGAGGTCAAGCTAG TGGATTTTGGGGTGAGTGCTCAGCTGGACCGCACCGTGGGCAGACGGAACACTTTCATTGGGACTCCCTACTGGATGGCTCCAGAGGTCATCGCCTGTGATGAGAACCCTGATGCCACCTATGATTACAGG AGTGATATTTGGTCTCTAGGAATCACAGCCATCGAGATGGCAGAGGGAGCCCCCC CTCTGTGTGACATGCACCCCATGCGAGCCCTCTTCCTCATTCCTCGGAACCCTCCGCCCAGGCTCAAGTCCAAGAAGTG GTCTAAGAAGTTCATTGACTTCATTGACACATGTCTCATCAAGACTTACCTGAGCCGCCCACCCACGGAGCAGCTACTGAAGTTTCCCTTCATCCGGGACCAGCCCACGGAGCGGCAGGTCCGCATCCAGCTTAAGGACCACATTGACCGATCCCGGAAGAAGCGGGGTGAGAAAG AGGAGACAGAATATGAGTACAGCGGCAGCGAGGAGGAAGATGACAGCCATGGAGAGGAAGGAGAGCCAAG CTCCATCATGAACGTGCCTGGAGAGTCGACTCTACGCCGGGAGTTTCTCCGGCTCCAGCAGGAAAATAAGAGCAACTCAGAGGCtttaaaacagcagcagcagctgcagcagcagcagcagcgagaCCCCGAGGCACACATCAAACACCTGCTGCACCAGCGGCAGCGGCGCATAGAGGAGCAGAAGGAGGAGCGGCGCCGCGTGGAGGAG CAACAGCGGCGGGAGCGGGAGCAGCGGAAGCTGCAGGAGAAGGAGCAGCAGCGGCGGCTGGAGGACATGCAGGCTCTGCGGCGGGAGGAGGAGCGGCGGCAGGCGGAGCGCGAGCAG GAATACAAGCGGAAGCAGCTGGAGGAGCAGCGGCAGTCAGAACGTCTCCAGAGGcagctgcagcaggagcatgcCTACCTCAAGTCcctgcagcagcagcaacagcagcagcagcttcagaaacagcagcagcagcagctcctgcCTGGGGACAGGAAGCCCCTGTACCATTATGGTCGGGGCATGAATCCCGCTGACAAACCAGCCTGGGCCCGAGAG GTAGAAGAGAGAACAAGGATGAACAAGCAGCAGAACTCTCCCTTGGCCAAGAGCAAGCCAGGCAGCACGGGGCCTGAGCCCCCCATCCCCCAGGCCTCCCCAGGGCCCCCAGGACCCCTTTCCCAGACTCCTCCTATGCAGAGGCCGGTGGAGCCCCAGGAGGGACCGCACAAG AGCCTGGTGGCACACCGGGTCCCACTGAAGCCATATGCAGCACCTGTACCCCGATCCCAGTCCCTGCAGGACCAGCCCACCCGAAACCTGGCTGCCTTCCCAGCCTCCCATGACCCCGACCCTGCCATCCCCGCACCCACTGCCACGCCCAGTGCCCGAGGAGCTGTTATCCGCCAGAATTCAGACCCCACCTCTGAAGGACCTGGCCCCAGCCCGAATCCCCCAGCCTGGGTCCGCCCAGATAACGAGGCCCCACCCAAG GTGCCTCAGAGAACCTCATCTATTGCCACTGCCCTTAACACCAGTGGGGCCGGAGGGTCCCGGCCAGCCCAGGCAGTCCGTGCCAG ACCTCGCAGCAACTCCGCCTGGCAAATCTATCTGCAAAGGCGGGCAGAGCGGGGCACCCCAAAGCCTCCAGGGCCCCCTGCTCAGCCCCCTGGCCCGCCCAACGCCTCTAG TAACCCCGACCTCAGGAGGAGCGACCCTGGCTGGGAACGCTCGGACAGCGTCCTTCCAGCCTCTCACGGGCACCTCCCCCAGGCTGGCTCACTGGAGCGGAACCGCGTGGGAG CCTCCTCCAAACTGGACAGCTCCCCTGTGCTCTCCCCTGGGAATAAAGCCAAGCCCGACGACCACCGCTCACGGCCAGGCCGGCCCGCA AGCTATAAGCGAGCAATTGGTGAG GACTTTGTGTTGCTGAAAGAGCGGACTCTGGACGAggcccctcggcctcccaagaaggCCATGGACTACTCGTCGTCCAGCGAGGAGGTGGAAAGCAgtgaggaggacgaggaggaaggCGAAGGCGGGCCAGCAGAGGGGAGCAGAGATACCCCTGGGGGCCG CGATGGGGATACAGACAGCGTCAGCACCATGGTGGTCCACGACGTCGAGGAGATCACCGGGACCCAGCCCCCATATGGGGGCGGCACCATGGTGGTCCAGCGC ACCCCTGAAGAAGAGCGGAACCTGCTGCATGCTGACAGCAATGGGTACACAAACCTGCCTGACGTGGTCCAGCCCAGCCACTCACCCACCGAGAACAGCAAAGGCCAAAGCCCACCCTCGAAGGATGGGAGTGGTGAC TACCAGTCTCGTGGGCTGGTAAAGGCCCCTGGCAAGAGCTCGTTCACGATGTTTGTGGATCTAGGGATCTACCAGCCTGGAGGCAGTGGGGACAGCATCCCCATCACAG CCCTAGTGGGTGGAGAGGGCACTCGGCTCGACCAGCTGCAGTACGACGTGAGGAAGGGTTCTGTGGTCAACGTGAATCCCACCAACACCCGGGCCCACAGTGAGACCCCTGAGATCCGGAAGTACAAGAAGCGATTCAACTCCGAGATCCTCTGTGCAGCCCTTTGGG GGGTCAACCTGCTGGTGGGCACGGAGAACGGGCTGATGTTGCTGGACCGAAGTGGGCAGGGCAAGGTGTATGGACTCATTGGGCGGCGACGCTTCCAGCAGATGGATGTGCTGGAGGGGCTCAACCTGCTCATCACCATCTCAG ggaaaaggaacaaactacggGTGTATTACCTGTCCTGGCTCCGGAACAAGATTCTGCACAATGACCCAGAAGTGGAGAAGAAGCAGGGCTGGACCACCGTGGGGGACATGGAGGGCTGCGGGCACTACCGTGTCG TGAAATACGAGCGGATTAAGTTCCTGGTCATCGCCCTCAAGAGCTCCGTGGAGGTGTATGCCTGGGCCCCCAAACCCTACCACAAATTCATGGCCTTCAAG TCCTTTGCCGACCTCCCCCACCGCCCTCTGCTGGTCGACCTGACAGTAGAGGAGGGGCAGCGGCTCAAGGTCATCTATGGCTCCAGTGCTGGCTTCCATGCTGTGGATGTCGACTCGGGGAACAGCTATGACATCTACATCCCTGTGCAC aTCCAGAGCCAGATCACGCCCCATGCCATCATCTTCCTCCCCAACACCGACGGCATGGAGATGCTGCTGTGCTACGAGGACGAGGGCGTCTACGTCAACACATACGGGCGCATCATTAAGGATGTGGTGCTGCAGTGGGGGGAGATGCCTACTTCTGTGG CCTACATCTGCTCCAACCAGATAATGGGCTGGGGTGAGAAAGCCATTGAGATCCGCTCTGTGGAGACGGGCCACCTCGACGGGGTCTTCATGCACAAACGAGCTCAGAGGCTCAAGTTCCTGTGTGAGCGGAATGACAAG GTGTTTTTTGCCTCAGTCCGCTCTGGGGGCAGCAGCCAAGTTTACTTCATGACTCTGAACCGTAACTGCATCATGAACTGGTGA
- the MINK1 gene encoding misshapen-like kinase 1 isoform X30, with protein MGDPAPARSLDDIDLSALRDPAGIFELVEVVGNGTYGQVYKGRHVKTGQLAAIKVMDVTEDEEEEIKQEINMLKKYSHHRNIATYYGAFIKKSPPGNDDQLWLVMEFCGAGSVTDLVKNTKGNALKEDCIAYICREILRGLAHLHAHKVIHRDIKGQNVLLTENAEVKLVDFGVSAQLDRTVGRRNTFIGTPYWMAPEVIACDENPDATYDYRSDIWSLGITAIEMAEGAPPLCDMHPMRALFLIPRNPPPRLKSKKWSKKFIDFIDTCLIKTYLSRPPTEQLLKFPFIRDQPTERQVRIQLKDHIDRSRKKRGEKEETEYEYSGSEEEDDSHGEEGEPSSIMNVPGESTLRREFLRLQQENKSNSEALKQQQQLQQQQQRDPEAHIKHLLHQRQRRIEEQKEERRRVEEQQRREREQRKLQEKEQQRRLEDMQALRREEERRQAEREQEYIRHRLEEEQRQLEILQQQLLQEQALLLEYKRKQLEEQRQSERLQRQLQQEHAYLKSLQQQQQQQQLQKQQQQQLLPGDRKPLYHYGRGMNPADKPAWAREVEERTRMNKQQNSPLAKSKPGSTGPEPPIPQASPGPPGPLSQTPPMQRPVEPQEGPHKVPQRTSSIATALNTSGAGGSRPAQAVRARPRSNSAWQIYLQRRAERGTPKPPGPPAQPPGPPNASSNPDLRRSDPGWERSDSVLPASHGHLPQAGSLERNRVGASSKLDSSPVLSPGNKAKPDDHRSRPGRPASYKRAIGEDFVLLKERTLDEAPRPPKKAMDYSSSSEEVESSEEDEEEGEGGPAEGSRDTPGGRSDGDTDSVSTMVVHDVEEITGTQPPYGGGTMVVQRTPEEERNLLHADSNGYTNLPDVVQPSHSPTENSKGQSPPSKDGSGDYQSRGLVKAPGKSSFTMFVDLGIYQPGGSGDSIPITALVGGEGTRLDQLQYDVRKGSVVNVNPTNTRAHSETPEIRKYKKRFNSEILCAALWGVNLLVGTENGLMLLDRSGQGKVYGLIGRRRFQQMDVLEGLNLLITISGKRNKLRVYYLSWLRNKILHNDPEVEKKQGWTTVGDMEGCGHYRVVKYERIKFLVIALKSSVEVYAWAPKPYHKFMAFKSFADLPHRPLLVDLTVEEGQRLKVIYGSSAGFHAVDVDSGNSYDIYIPVHIQSQITPHAIIFLPNTDGMEMLLCYEDEGVYVNTYGRIIKDVVLQWGEMPTSVAYICSNQIMGWGEKAIEIRSVETGHLDGVFMHKRAQRLKFLCERNDKVFFASVRSGGSSQVYFMTLNRNCIMNW; from the exons GACCCTGCTGGGATCTTTGAGCTTGTGGAGGTGGTCGGCAATGGAACCTACGGACAGGTGTACAAG GGTCGGCATGTCAAGACGGGGCAGCTGGCTGCCATCAAGGTCATGGATGTCACGGAG GACGAGGAGGAAGAGATCAAACAGGAGATCAACATGCTGAAAAAGTACTCTCACCACCGCAACATCGCCACCTACTACGGAGCCTTCATCAAGAAGAGCCCCCCAGGAAACGATGATCAGCTCTGG CTGGTGATGGAGTTCTGTGGTGCTGGTTCGGTGACTGACCTGGTAAAGAACACGAAAGGCAACGCCCTGAAGGAGGACTGTATCGCCTATATCTGCAGGGAGATCCTCAGG GGTCTGGCCCATCTCCATGCCCACAAGGTGATCCATCGAGACATCAAGGGGCAGAATGTGCTGCTGACAGAGAATGCTGAGGTCAAGCTAG TGGATTTTGGGGTGAGTGCTCAGCTGGACCGCACCGTGGGCAGACGGAACACTTTCATTGGGACTCCCTACTGGATGGCTCCAGAGGTCATCGCCTGTGATGAGAACCCTGATGCCACCTATGATTACAGG AGTGATATTTGGTCTCTAGGAATCACAGCCATCGAGATGGCAGAGGGAGCCCCCC CTCTGTGTGACATGCACCCCATGCGAGCCCTCTTCCTCATTCCTCGGAACCCTCCGCCCAGGCTCAAGTCCAAGAAGTG GTCTAAGAAGTTCATTGACTTCATTGACACATGTCTCATCAAGACTTACCTGAGCCGCCCACCCACGGAGCAGCTACTGAAGTTTCCCTTCATCCGGGACCAGCCCACGGAGCGGCAGGTCCGCATCCAGCTTAAGGACCACATTGACCGATCCCGGAAGAAGCGGGGTGAGAAAG AGGAGACAGAATATGAGTACAGCGGCAGCGAGGAGGAAGATGACAGCCATGGAGAGGAAGGAGAGCCAAG CTCCATCATGAACGTGCCTGGAGAGTCGACTCTACGCCGGGAGTTTCTCCGGCTCCAGCAGGAAAATAAGAGCAACTCAGAGGCtttaaaacagcagcagcagctgcagcagcagcagcagcgagaCCCCGAGGCACACATCAAACACCTGCTGCACCAGCGGCAGCGGCGCATAGAGGAGCAGAAGGAGGAGCGGCGCCGCGTGGAGGAG CAACAGCGGCGGGAGCGGGAGCAGCGGAAGCTGCAGGAGAAGGAGCAGCAGCGGCGGCTGGAGGACATGCAGGCTCTGCGGCGGGAGGAGGAGCGGCGGCAGGCGGAGCGCGAGCAG GAATATATTCGTCACAGGCTAGAGGAGGAGCAGCGACAGCTCGAGATCCTTCAGCAACAGCTGCTCCAGGAACAGGCCCTGCTGCTG GAATACAAGCGGAAGCAGCTGGAGGAGCAGCGGCAGTCAGAACGTCTCCAGAGGcagctgcagcaggagcatgcCTACCTCAAGTCcctgcagcagcagcaacagcagcagcagcttcagaaacagcagcagcagcagctcctgcCTGGGGACAGGAAGCCCCTGTACCATTATGGTCGGGGCATGAATCCCGCTGACAAACCAGCCTGGGCCCGAGAG GTAGAAGAGAGAACAAGGATGAACAAGCAGCAGAACTCTCCCTTGGCCAAGAGCAAGCCAGGCAGCACGGGGCCTGAGCCCCCCATCCCCCAGGCCTCCCCAGGGCCCCCAGGACCCCTTTCCCAGACTCCTCCTATGCAGAGGCCGGTGGAGCCCCAGGAGGGACCGCACAAG GTGCCTCAGAGAACCTCATCTATTGCCACTGCCCTTAACACCAGTGGGGCCGGAGGGTCCCGGCCAGCCCAGGCAGTCCGTGCCAG ACCTCGCAGCAACTCCGCCTGGCAAATCTATCTGCAAAGGCGGGCAGAGCGGGGCACCCCAAAGCCTCCAGGGCCCCCTGCTCAGCCCCCTGGCCCGCCCAACGCCTCTAG TAACCCCGACCTCAGGAGGAGCGACCCTGGCTGGGAACGCTCGGACAGCGTCCTTCCAGCCTCTCACGGGCACCTCCCCCAGGCTGGCTCACTGGAGCGGAACCGCGTGGGAG CCTCCTCCAAACTGGACAGCTCCCCTGTGCTCTCCCCTGGGAATAAAGCCAAGCCCGACGACCACCGCTCACGGCCAGGCCGGCCCGCA AGCTATAAGCGAGCAATTGGTGAG GACTTTGTGTTGCTGAAAGAGCGGACTCTGGACGAggcccctcggcctcccaagaaggCCATGGACTACTCGTCGTCCAGCGAGGAGGTGGAAAGCAgtgaggaggacgaggaggaaggCGAAGGCGGGCCAGCAGAGGGGAGCAGAGATACCCCTGGGGGCCG CAGCGATGGGGATACAGACAGCGTCAGCACCATGGTGGTCCACGACGTCGAGGAGATCACCGGGACCCAGCCCCCATATGGGGGCGGCACCATGGTGGTCCAGCGC ACCCCTGAAGAAGAGCGGAACCTGCTGCATGCTGACAGCAATGGGTACACAAACCTGCCTGACGTGGTCCAGCCCAGCCACTCACCCACCGAGAACAGCAAAGGCCAAAGCCCACCCTCGAAGGATGGGAGTGGTGAC TACCAGTCTCGTGGGCTGGTAAAGGCCCCTGGCAAGAGCTCGTTCACGATGTTTGTGGATCTAGGGATCTACCAGCCTGGAGGCAGTGGGGACAGCATCCCCATCACAG CCCTAGTGGGTGGAGAGGGCACTCGGCTCGACCAGCTGCAGTACGACGTGAGGAAGGGTTCTGTGGTCAACGTGAATCCCACCAACACCCGGGCCCACAGTGAGACCCCTGAGATCCGGAAGTACAAGAAGCGATTCAACTCCGAGATCCTCTGTGCAGCCCTTTGGG GGGTCAACCTGCTGGTGGGCACGGAGAACGGGCTGATGTTGCTGGACCGAAGTGGGCAGGGCAAGGTGTATGGACTCATTGGGCGGCGACGCTTCCAGCAGATGGATGTGCTGGAGGGGCTCAACCTGCTCATCACCATCTCAG ggaaaaggaacaaactacggGTGTATTACCTGTCCTGGCTCCGGAACAAGATTCTGCACAATGACCCAGAAGTGGAGAAGAAGCAGGGCTGGACCACCGTGGGGGACATGGAGGGCTGCGGGCACTACCGTGTCG TGAAATACGAGCGGATTAAGTTCCTGGTCATCGCCCTCAAGAGCTCCGTGGAGGTGTATGCCTGGGCCCCCAAACCCTACCACAAATTCATGGCCTTCAAG TCCTTTGCCGACCTCCCCCACCGCCCTCTGCTGGTCGACCTGACAGTAGAGGAGGGGCAGCGGCTCAAGGTCATCTATGGCTCCAGTGCTGGCTTCCATGCTGTGGATGTCGACTCGGGGAACAGCTATGACATCTACATCCCTGTGCAC aTCCAGAGCCAGATCACGCCCCATGCCATCATCTTCCTCCCCAACACCGACGGCATGGAGATGCTGCTGTGCTACGAGGACGAGGGCGTCTACGTCAACACATACGGGCGCATCATTAAGGATGTGGTGCTGCAGTGGGGGGAGATGCCTACTTCTGTGG CCTACATCTGCTCCAACCAGATAATGGGCTGGGGTGAGAAAGCCATTGAGATCCGCTCTGTGGAGACGGGCCACCTCGACGGGGTCTTCATGCACAAACGAGCTCAGAGGCTCAAGTTCCTGTGTGAGCGGAATGACAAG GTGTTTTTTGCCTCAGTCCGCTCTGGGGGCAGCAGCCAAGTTTACTTCATGACTCTGAACCGTAACTGCATCATGAACTGGTGA